The following is a genomic window from Pseudomonas lurida.
CGCGCTGCACCTGCTGGTGCTCACCGGTGCGCCAGGCGTTCCGAAAATCATCGATTTTTCCCTGGATTACCTGCGCGCCGGCCAGTTTCGCGACACCTACGCCAAATGCCAGGTGTGGCGCCAGGGCCGGCGCGTGGCCAATGTGGCCATCACCGCCTGGCAAAGCACGGCGGCCGAGCCGATCGCCACCGCCCGCGCGCATTTCAAGATCGAGGAATCGAGCCGCCCTTGAAATCCTGGTCTTAGCCCCCAACTTTGATGACAACCCGCCGCTAACCCTCACGGATGCGGCCACTGCCATCCAATTGGAGTTTGATGACCATGAGTGTGGAAACTCAAAAGGAAACCCTGGGCTTCCAGACCGAGGTGAAGCAACTGCTGCACCTCATGATCCATTCGCTGTATTCCAACAAGGAAATCTTCCTTCGCGAATTGATCTCGAACGCCTCTGACGCTGTCGACAAATTACGTTTCGAAGCCCTGTCCAAGCCTGAGTTGCTGGAAGGTGGCGCCGAACTGAAAATCCGCGTGAGCTTCGACAAGGACGCCAAGACCGTCACCCTCGAAGACAACGGCATCGGCATGAGCCGCGAAGACGCGATCACCCACCTGGGGACCATCGCCAAATCCGGTACCGCCGACTTCATGAAGAACCTGTCGGGCGACCAGAAGAAAGATTCGCACCTGATCGGCCAGTTCGGCGTGGGCTTCTACTCGGCCTTCATCGTGGCTGACAAAGTTGAAGTGTTCAGCCGCCGCGCCGGCCTCGACGCCAGCGAAGGCGTGCACTGGTCGTCCAAAGGCGAAGGCGAATTCGAAATCGCCACGATCGACAAGGCCGACCGTGGCACGCGTATCGTGCTGCACCTGAAATCCGGTGAAGACGAATTCGCCGATGGCTGGCGCCTGCGCAACATCGTCAAAAAGTACTCCGACCACATTGCCCTGCCGATCGAGCTGCCGAAAGAACAGGCGGCCGCTGAAGGCGAAGAAGCGCCTGCCCAGGAATGGGAAGTGGTCAACCGCGCCAGCGCGCTGTGGACCCGTCCGCGTACCGAGATCAAGGACGAGGAATACCAGGAGTTCTACAAACACATCGGTCACGACTACGAAAACCCGCTGAGCTGGAGCCACAACAAGGTCGAAGGCAAGCTGGAATACAGCTCGCTGCTCTACGTACCGGCCCGTGCTCCGTTCGACCTGTACCAGCGTGAAGCGCCAAAAGGCCTGAAGCTCTACGTACAACGCGTGTTCGTGATGGACCAGGCGGAATCCTTCCTGCCGCTGTACCTGCGCTTCATCAAGGGTGTGGTCGACTCCAACGACCTGTCCTTGAACGTGTCGCGGGAAATCCTGCAGAAAGACCCGATCATCGACTCCATGAAGTCGGCGCTGACCAAGCGCGTGCTCGACATGCTGGAAAAACTGGCGAAGAACGAGCCTGAGCAATACAAAGGCTTCTGGAAAAACTTCGGCCAGGTCATGAAAGAAGGCCCGGCGGAAGACTTTGCCAACAAGGAAAAAATCGCTGGCCTGCTGCGTTTTGCCTCGACTCAGGGCGACGACGGCGAGCAGGTCGTGTCCTTGGCCGAGTACCTGGCACGCGCCAAGGAAGGTCAGGACAAGATCTACTACCTCACCGGCGAAACCTACGCTCAGGTCAAGAACAGCCCGCACCTGGAAGTCTTCCGCAAGAAAGGCATCGAAGTGCTGCTGCTGACCGACCGTATCGATGAGTGGCTGATGAGCTACCTCAACGAGTTCGACGGCAAGTCCTTCGTCGACGTGGCCCGTGGTGACCTCGACCTGGGTAACCTGGACTCTGAAGAAGAGAAGAAAGAAGCCGAGGAAGTCGCCAAGTCCAAAGAAGGCCTGGTTGAGCGGATCAAGGCGTCCCTGGGCGATGCCGTCAGCGAAGTGCGGGTTTCCCACCGCCTGACCGATTCCCCGGCGATCCTGGCCATCGGCGAGCAGGATTTGGGCATGCAGATGCGCCAGATCCTGGAAGCCAGCGGCCAGAAGGTTCCGGATTCCAAGCCGATCTTCGAGTTCAACCCGGCTCACCCGCTGATCGAGAAACTCGACGGCGAGCAGAGCGAAGAGCGCTTTGGCGACCTGTCGCACATCCTCTTCGACCAGGCGGCCCTGGCCGCTGGCGACAGCTTGAAAGACCCGGCCGCCTATGTGCGCCGACTGAACAAGCTGTTGGTTGAACTGTCGGTCTGACACCGTTGTAGAAAAACCCGCTTCGGCGGGTTTTTTCGTTCTGACGCACCTCAACTGGAGTAAATGATGAGCCAAGTCACTGTACGTTCCGTGGTCTATCAGATTGATGGCCAGTCTTATGAGAGCCGCCTCGCGTTCGATGCCAGCCACAAGGGCCCGTTGCCGGGCCTGCTGATGGCGCCGAACTGGATGGGTGTGGGGGCGGGTGCCGAAGAGATCGCCAAGAGCGTGGCCGGCAAGGGCTATGTGGTGCTGATCGCCGACCTCTACGGGCAGACCGTGCGCCCGTCGAATGGCGATGAAGCCGGCGCTGCGATGATGCCGTTGAAGAACGACCGTGCATTGTTGAACAAGCGCATGCAGGCGGCGTTCGAGCAACTGCAGGGCCAGACCGAGGCTGGCGTTGATACGTCGAGACTGGCGACCTTCGGTTTCTGTTTCGGTGGTTGCTGTTCCCTGGAACTGGCGCGCACCGGTGCGCCGCTCAAGGCTGCCATCTCGTTCCACGGCACCCTCGACACGCCGAACCCGGCGGACGCGAAAAACATCAAGGGCTCAGTGCTGGTCCTGCACGGCGCTTCCGACCCATTGGTGCCTAAAGAGCAACTGCCTGCGTTCGAAGATGAAATGAATGCGGCCGGCGTGGATTGGCAATTGCTGAGCTACGGCGGCGCGGTACATTCCTTCACCGATCCGCATGCGAATGTGCCGGGCAAGATGATGTATGACGCGAAGACCGCCAAGCGGGCATTCCAGTCGATGCATAACCTGTTGGATGAAGTGTTCAAGGCCTGATTCTTCAGCGCCTGCTGCGGCTTCATCGCGCTCAAGCCCAGCGCCCACATTTTGATCGGTGCACACCGGTAGATGTGGGCGCTGGCTGGCCTGGGATGGCTATCTCAACGGCAGCTCGATTCTTTCAGACTCACCCGGCACCGTCGGCCAATCCCCGGCCGCCCAGCGCTGCCTGGCCTGGTCGATCACCGCCGGATCACTCGCGACAAAATTCCATTTGATCCGCCGAGGCCCATCCAGCGGTGCGCCACCCAACACCACCAGGTGGCAACCACTCTCGGCAAACAGTGTCATCTCCTGACCGGCCGGCAACACCACCAGGCTGTGAACTTCAAGCGCCTCACCGTCCAACTGGGCGTCACCCTCCAGCACATACACCGCGCGTTCTTCATGCTCATCGGCAATCAGCAGGGTCGTGGCCGTTTGCATCTGCACCTCGGCATACAGGGTGGGCGATAGCACTGGCACCGGTGACTTGAGGCAGAACCCGCTGCCTGCAATCAGGCGGATCTGTACACCCAGGTTGTCACTCGCCGGCAGGCTCGCCGCCGGGTGATGGCTGTAGTGCCCGGGGCCCGTCTCGTGGTCCTTGGGGGAGGCCAGCCACACCTGCAGCCCATGCAGGCTGAAACCCTTGGCCCTGACCGCCTCGGGTGTGCGTTCGACGTGGGCAATCGCGCTACCGGCGGTCATCCAGCTGACATCACCGGCCTGCACCACCTGGTCCGAGCCCAGGCTGTCCTTATGCTGCAACGTACCTTCAAACAGATACGTCAGGGTCGACAGCCCGATATGCGGGTGTTGGCGGATGTTCATGCCATCACCCGGCGCGTAGCGGGTCGGCAGCATATGATCGAAGAACACGAAAGGCCCGACGCTGCGGCATTCCCGCGAGGGCAGCGGGCGCAGGATGGGCTGGCCCTCGACATCTTCGGGGCGAGGGCGGATCACGGTGAAGGGGGTCATGGTGCGTCCCAGTCTGAGCGGGTTAGGTACTGCTGAGCATAACCCGCTCGACGGGAGGTTGCCGCTATTGGCTGAACGCGCCTTCCGACAGTTGCGTGTCGATGCTGATTTCGGCTGTGGTCATCAATTTGTGCACCGGGCAGCGATCCGCCACGCGGTGCAGTTCATCACGCTGCTCATCGGTGAGTACGCCCTTGAGCGTCAGCTTGACGTTGAGCGTGTATTTGCCCTTTTGCTCTTCGGCGGCGTCATGGGTGACCTCCACGGTCACGCCGGTGAGCGGGATGTCTTTTTTCTGCGCGTACAGCTTGAGCGTCAGGGCTTTGCACGAGGCCAGGGCGGCGTCGAAGTAGTCATGGGGGGAGGGCGCCGAATCATCCCCACCCAGGCTTTTGGGCAGGTCGGTGAACAACTCGTGGTTGTCGATGTTGAGGCTGTGGCGAAAATTGTCCTGGTTCAGGGTATTTACGGTAACAGGCATGGTAAACCTCACAGGATGGCAGGATGAAGGTCATGCAGTTATAGAGCATGCTGGCACTGCGGTGTTCCGCGTTTTTTGCTGGATGAACCCCGGCGGGGCGCGCAAGGTCTACCCGTATCAGCCCTTATCGAGGTTTTACCGTGCTCTGGACCCGCCTGACTCTTGCCCTGATGCTCGCCGCCAGCAGCCTTGCCGTGCAGGCCCGTGACTATGCCTACAGCGATGCGCACCTGCATTACGTCGACTTCTTCCAGGAAACCGCGGGCATGGACAAGCTGCTCAAGGCGATGGCCGATAACCGCATCGATCACGTGATGATTTCCGGCATACCGGTCGCAAAGAAATGGCACGAAGACGAACCCAAGCGCCCGCGCTATTACGCCGGTGATGACGCGGATGCCTACTGGTACAGCGCCACCGATGTGATCGTGGCCGCAGCGGTCAATAAACTGACCCCCGAGCAGCGCCAGCACTTTCATCCGTTCCTGTCCGGCTTCAACCCCAATGACAAGAACTCCGCTGCCCACATCCAGCGCATGCTCGACCTCAACCCAGGGTTGTGGCAAGGCATCGGCGAAGTCTTCACCCGTCATGACGACCTCACGGCCATCACCGCGGGTGACACACCGCGCGCCAATAACGAAGCCATGACGCGCATCTATCACCTGGCGGCGGAAAACGACCTGCCGGTGATGCTGCACTCCAACATCACCTCCAAGCGCGAGCGCAACCCGCTGTACCTGGCCGAGGTGGAGGAGCCGCTGCGCAACCATCCCCATACCCGCTTCATCTGGGCCCATGCTGGCACCAGCAAGGAAATTCACCGCCACCAGGTGCAGATGGACTTTTTGCTGCCCACCTTGAGCCGCATGCTCGAGGCCTATCCCAACCTGTACATCGACCTGTCCTGGAGCATGCTCACGCCATACTTGCTGGATGACGCGGGTCAGCCACGCCCAGAGTGGGTAACGCTGGTGGAGCGCTTCCCGGAGCGCTTTATGTTGGGTTCGGACGTCGTGGGGCGTTTCAATAAGCTGGGTAATGAAATGCGCCGCTTTGACCCTTTCCTGGATGCATTGCCTGAGGCGGTCGCCCGTAAAGTCGCGCGTGACAACTTCCTGGCCATCCTGCCTGAACCTGCTCGCGATGGTGAGCGGCGTTGATATCGCGTTTTCGTCTTACGCAAAGGCGATAAGGCGCCGATACCTTTCAAGAGCCAGCTGCAATTGGATG
Proteins encoded in this region:
- a CDS encoding PaaI family thioesterase, with product MTHRFKTRLEQAHERGDYEALLNLIPYAKLIGIECTRLGDELLFRLPANKDNIGNPILPALHGGVIAGFMELSAALHLLVLTGAPGVPKIIDFSLDYLRAGQFRDTYAKCQVWRQGRRVANVAITAWQSTAAEPIATARAHFKIEESSRP
- the htpG gene encoding molecular chaperone HtpG, with amino-acid sequence MSVETQKETLGFQTEVKQLLHLMIHSLYSNKEIFLRELISNASDAVDKLRFEALSKPELLEGGAELKIRVSFDKDAKTVTLEDNGIGMSREDAITHLGTIAKSGTADFMKNLSGDQKKDSHLIGQFGVGFYSAFIVADKVEVFSRRAGLDASEGVHWSSKGEGEFEIATIDKADRGTRIVLHLKSGEDEFADGWRLRNIVKKYSDHIALPIELPKEQAAAEGEEAPAQEWEVVNRASALWTRPRTEIKDEEYQEFYKHIGHDYENPLSWSHNKVEGKLEYSSLLYVPARAPFDLYQREAPKGLKLYVQRVFVMDQAESFLPLYLRFIKGVVDSNDLSLNVSREILQKDPIIDSMKSALTKRVLDMLEKLAKNEPEQYKGFWKNFGQVMKEGPAEDFANKEKIAGLLRFASTQGDDGEQVVSLAEYLARAKEGQDKIYYLTGETYAQVKNSPHLEVFRKKGIEVLLLTDRIDEWLMSYLNEFDGKSFVDVARGDLDLGNLDSEEEKKEAEEVAKSKEGLVERIKASLGDAVSEVRVSHRLTDSPAILAIGEQDLGMQMRQILEASGQKVPDSKPIFEFNPAHPLIEKLDGEQSEERFGDLSHILFDQAALAAGDSLKDPAAYVRRLNKLLVELSV
- a CDS encoding dienelactone hydrolase family protein — encoded protein: MSQVTVRSVVYQIDGQSYESRLAFDASHKGPLPGLLMAPNWMGVGAGAEEIAKSVAGKGYVVLIADLYGQTVRPSNGDEAGAAMMPLKNDRALLNKRMQAAFEQLQGQTEAGVDTSRLATFGFCFGGCCSLELARTGAPLKAAISFHGTLDTPNPADAKNIKGSVLVLHGASDPLVPKEQLPAFEDEMNAAGVDWQLLSYGGAVHSFTDPHANVPGKMMYDAKTAKRAFQSMHNLLDEVFKA
- a CDS encoding pirin family protein, with the translated sequence MTPFTVIRPRPEDVEGQPILRPLPSRECRSVGPFVFFDHMLPTRYAPGDGMNIRQHPHIGLSTLTYLFEGTLQHKDSLGSDQVVQAGDVSWMTAGSAIAHVERTPEAVRAKGFSLHGLQVWLASPKDHETGPGHYSHHPAASLPASDNLGVQIRLIAGSGFCLKSPVPVLSPTLYAEVQMQTATTLLIADEHEERAVYVLEGDAQLDGEALEVHSLVVLPAGQEMTLFAESGCHLVVLGGAPLDGPRRIKWNFVASDPAVIDQARQRWAAGDWPTVPGESERIELPLR
- a CDS encoding OsmC family protein, with product MPVTVNTLNQDNFRHSLNIDNHELFTDLPKSLGGDDSAPSPHDYFDAALASCKALTLKLYAQKKDIPLTGVTVEVTHDAAEEQKGKYTLNVKLTLKGVLTDEQRDELHRVADRCPVHKLMTTAEISIDTQLSEGAFSQ
- a CDS encoding amidohydrolase family protein — translated: MLAASSLAVQARDYAYSDAHLHYVDFFQETAGMDKLLKAMADNRIDHVMISGIPVAKKWHEDEPKRPRYYAGDDADAYWYSATDVIVAAAVNKLTPEQRQHFHPFLSGFNPNDKNSAAHIQRMLDLNPGLWQGIGEVFTRHDDLTAITAGDTPRANNEAMTRIYHLAAENDLPVMLHSNITSKRERNPLYLAEVEEPLRNHPHTRFIWAHAGTSKEIHRHQVQMDFLLPTLSRMLEAYPNLYIDLSWSMLTPYLLDDAGQPRPEWVTLVERFPERFMLGSDVVGRFNKLGNEMRRFDPFLDALPEAVARKVARDNFLAILPEPARDGERR